Proteins co-encoded in one Aethina tumida isolate Nest 87 chromosome 7, icAetTumi1.1, whole genome shotgun sequence genomic window:
- the LOC109604225 gene encoding bestrophin-2 isoform X2, whose product MTVTYTAQVATCKGLGCFLKLLRRWRGSIYKLVWKDLIIYLLLYYILNIIYRLVLNSHWQRVFESVQQYCEHYSSLIPISFVLGFYVSVVMTRWWNQYTAIPFPDTLAVFVSATIHGQDERGRVMRRTILRYVCLCVTMTFTMISPRVKKRFPSLEHFVDAGILQPSELHVIKDLNEKFPNYSKHWLPIVWASSIVTRARKEGRIRDDFAVKTILDELNKFRGQCGQLLAYDNISVPLVYTQVVTIAVYTYFLTTLMGHQWVSSTKYRFDLYFPVFSCLQFFFYVGWLKVAESLINPFGDDDDDFEVNWMVDRNLQVSYLIVDEMHHEHPELIKDQYWDEVFPQELPYTAESEPFRDSHPLPSTANIAVVPNDADFTPSSLKIDGMQSYADMKSDPIMFSAQPRKGSQNSIFGSSVPDSMPRINSISSIAKLKRMFSKEDKDKQQAASSAGSGRRPSTDASETVNLVPLNVPKSLAGEVIEEVDEQQTITSQRSAQEARPSVMNVFGPPPPSNPIDVPLAKSMGDMKRNHDEEVYEPYPLSRSAPADNEANDDQPDTVSIGGSETDSDDDFSKLKQKRGEERMSRLRLNLTRSVSTKMDESDPLINRRSFGPTTPTSDS is encoded by the exons ATGACTGTGACGTACACCGCACAAGTTGCCACCTGCAAGGGCTTAGGAtgcttcttaaaattattgaggAG atgGAGAGGCAGCATTTACAAGCTAGTATGGAAggacttaataatttatttactcttATACTATATCCTCAACATAATTTACAGACTGGTTTTAAACAGTCATTGGCAAAg ggTTTTCGAAAGCGTTCAACAGTATTGCGAACACTACAGTTCCTTAATTCCCATATCTTTCGTGTTAGGTTTCTATGTTTCAGTCGTGATGACGAGGTGGTGGAACCAATACACTGCCATTCCTTTTCCTGATACCCTCGCTGTTTTTGTCAGCGCCACAATTCACGGCCAG GATGAAAGAGGAAGGGTGATGCGCAGGACGATTCTGCGTTACGTCTGCCTCTGCGTTACGATGACTTTCACGATGATTTCACCGAGGGTGAAGAAACGATTTCCGTCGCTGGAACATTTCGTGGACGCTGGCATTTTACAACCCAGCGAGCTGCACGTCATCAAAGATCTCAACGAAAAGTTTCCCAACTATTCGAAGCactg GTTGCCAATAGTTTGGGCATCGAGTATAGTAACAAGGGCAAGAAAAGAAGGCCGTATCCGCGATGACTTCGCCGTAAAAACGATACTGGACGAACTTAACAAGTTCAGGGGTCAGTGTGGGCAGTTGCTAGCTTATGACAACATTAGCGTCCCCCTCGTATACACCCAG GTGGTCACAATAGCAGTATACACATACTTTCTTACAACTCTAATGGGCCATCAATGGGTTTCATCCACAAAATACAGATTCGACCTCTACTTTCCAGTGTTCTCGTGCCTGCAGTTCTTTTTCTATGTCGGATGGCTCAAAGTGGCCGAATCACTCATCAACCCATTCGGCGACGATGACGACGACTTTGAGGTCAACTGGATGGTCGACAGAAACCTACAG GTCTCGTACTTGATTGTGGACGAGATGCACCACGAGCACCCTGAGCTGATTAAAGACCAGTACTGGGATGAGGTGTTCCCCCAGGAACTACCCTACACTGCAGAATCGGAACCGTTCCGCGACTCCCATCCCCTGCCTTCAACCGCAAACATAGCCGTCGTACCTAATGACGCCGACTTCACACCCTCGTCCCTGAAAATCGACGGGATGCAGTCGTACGCCGACATGAAGAGCGATCCGATAATGTTCTCGGCACAGCCGAGAAAAGGATCTCAGAACTCGATATTCGGATCGTCGGTGCCGGATTCTATGCCGCGCATAAACTCGATCTCAAGCATAGCGAAACTGAAGAGGATGTTCAGCAAAGAAGACAAGGACAAGCAGCAGGCCGCATCATCCGCCGGTTCTGGGCGACGGCCCAGCACTGACGCAAGCGAAACGGTCAACTTGGTACCGTTGAACGTGCCCAAATCGCTCGCCGGCGAAGTTATAGAGGAG GTGGACGAACAACAAACGATAACGTCACAGCGTTCGGCTCAGGAGGCCAGACCATCGGTCATGAACGTCTTTGGTCCGCCACCACCATCCAATCCCATCGACGTACCTCTCGCGAAAAGCATGGGTGACat GAAAAGGAATCACGACGAAGAAGTGTACGAGCCGTATCCATTGTCCAGATCAGCACCAGCCGACAACGAAGCCAACGATGACCAACCGGACACCGTGAGCATTGGGGGTTCCGAAACCGACTCCGACGACGATTTCAGCAAGTTGAAACAAAAGCGAGGCGAAGAAAGAATGAGTCG attgagGCTGAACCTAACAAGATCTGTAAGTACAAAAATGGACGAATCAGATCCGCTAATCAACCGCAGATCCTTCGGTCCAACCACACCCACATCGGACAGTTAA
- the LOC109604225 gene encoding bestrophin-2 isoform X3: MTVTYTAQVATCKGLGCFLKLLRRWRGSIYKLVWKDLIIYLLLYYILNIIYRLVLNSHWQRVFESVQQYCEHYSSLIPISFVLGFYVSVVMTRWWNQYTAIPFPDTLAVFVSATIHGQDERGRVMRRTILRYVCLCVTMTFTMISPRVKKRFPSLEHFVDAGILQPSELHVIKDLNEKFPNYSKHWLPIVWASSIVTRARKEGRIRDDFAVKTILDELNKFRGQCGQLLAYDNISVPLVYTQVVTIAVYTYFLTTLMGHQWVSSTKYRFDLYFPVFSCLQFFFYVGWLKVAESLINPFGDDDDDFEVNWMVDRNLQVSYLIVDEMHHEHPELIKDQYWDEVFPQELPYTAESEPFRDSHPLPSTANIAVVPNDADFTPSSLKIDGMQSYADMKSDPIMFSAQPRKGSQNSIFGSSVPDSMPRINSISSIAKLKRMFSKEDKDKQQAASSAGSGRRPSTDASETVNLVPLNVPKSLAGEVIEEVDEQQTITSQRSAQEARPSVMNVFGPPPPSNPIDVPLAKSMGDMKRNHDEEVYEPYPLSRSAPADNEANDDQPDTVSIGGSETDSDDDFSKLKQKRGEERMSRTKSLRDYLRDTV; encoded by the exons ATGACTGTGACGTACACCGCACAAGTTGCCACCTGCAAGGGCTTAGGAtgcttcttaaaattattgaggAG atgGAGAGGCAGCATTTACAAGCTAGTATGGAAggacttaataatttatttactcttATACTATATCCTCAACATAATTTACAGACTGGTTTTAAACAGTCATTGGCAAAg ggTTTTCGAAAGCGTTCAACAGTATTGCGAACACTACAGTTCCTTAATTCCCATATCTTTCGTGTTAGGTTTCTATGTTTCAGTCGTGATGACGAGGTGGTGGAACCAATACACTGCCATTCCTTTTCCTGATACCCTCGCTGTTTTTGTCAGCGCCACAATTCACGGCCAG GATGAAAGAGGAAGGGTGATGCGCAGGACGATTCTGCGTTACGTCTGCCTCTGCGTTACGATGACTTTCACGATGATTTCACCGAGGGTGAAGAAACGATTTCCGTCGCTGGAACATTTCGTGGACGCTGGCATTTTACAACCCAGCGAGCTGCACGTCATCAAAGATCTCAACGAAAAGTTTCCCAACTATTCGAAGCactg GTTGCCAATAGTTTGGGCATCGAGTATAGTAACAAGGGCAAGAAAAGAAGGCCGTATCCGCGATGACTTCGCCGTAAAAACGATACTGGACGAACTTAACAAGTTCAGGGGTCAGTGTGGGCAGTTGCTAGCTTATGACAACATTAGCGTCCCCCTCGTATACACCCAG GTGGTCACAATAGCAGTATACACATACTTTCTTACAACTCTAATGGGCCATCAATGGGTTTCATCCACAAAATACAGATTCGACCTCTACTTTCCAGTGTTCTCGTGCCTGCAGTTCTTTTTCTATGTCGGATGGCTCAAAGTGGCCGAATCACTCATCAACCCATTCGGCGACGATGACGACGACTTTGAGGTCAACTGGATGGTCGACAGAAACCTACAG GTCTCGTACTTGATTGTGGACGAGATGCACCACGAGCACCCTGAGCTGATTAAAGACCAGTACTGGGATGAGGTGTTCCCCCAGGAACTACCCTACACTGCAGAATCGGAACCGTTCCGCGACTCCCATCCCCTGCCTTCAACCGCAAACATAGCCGTCGTACCTAATGACGCCGACTTCACACCCTCGTCCCTGAAAATCGACGGGATGCAGTCGTACGCCGACATGAAGAGCGATCCGATAATGTTCTCGGCACAGCCGAGAAAAGGATCTCAGAACTCGATATTCGGATCGTCGGTGCCGGATTCTATGCCGCGCATAAACTCGATCTCAAGCATAGCGAAACTGAAGAGGATGTTCAGCAAAGAAGACAAGGACAAGCAGCAGGCCGCATCATCCGCCGGTTCTGGGCGACGGCCCAGCACTGACGCAAGCGAAACGGTCAACTTGGTACCGTTGAACGTGCCCAAATCGCTCGCCGGCGAAGTTATAGAGGAG GTGGACGAACAACAAACGATAACGTCACAGCGTTCGGCTCAGGAGGCCAGACCATCGGTCATGAACGTCTTTGGTCCGCCACCACCATCCAATCCCATCGACGTACCTCTCGCGAAAAGCATGGGTGACat GAAAAGGAATCACGACGAAGAAGTGTACGAGCCGTATCCATTGTCCAGATCAGCACCAGCCGACAACGAAGCCAACGATGACCAACCGGACACCGTGAGCATTGGGGGTTCCGAAACCGACTCCGACGACGATTTCAGCAAGTTGAAACAAAAGCGAGGCGAAGAAAGAATGAGTCG AACGAAAAGCTTGAGGGATTATTTACGAGATACAGTATAg
- the LOC109604225 gene encoding bestrophin-2 isoform X1, translated as MTVTYTAQVATCKGLGCFLKLLRRWRGSIYKLVWKDLIIYLLLYYILNIIYRLVLNSHWQRVFESVQQYCEHYSSLIPISFVLGFYVSVVMTRWWNQYTAIPFPDTLAVFVSATIHGQDERGRVMRRTILRYVCLCVTMTFTMISPRVKKRFPSLEHFVDAGILQPSELHVIKDLNEKFPNYSKHWLPIVWASSIVTRARKEGRIRDDFAVKTILDELNKFRGQCGQLLAYDNISVPLVYTQVVTIAVYTYFLTTLMGHQWVSSTKYRFDLYFPVFSCLQFFFYVGWLKVAESLINPFGDDDDDFEVNWMVDRNLQVSYLIVDEMHHEHPELIKDQYWDEVFPQELPYTAESEPFRDSHPLPSTANIAVVPNDADFTPSSLKIDGMQSYADMKSDPIMFSAQPRKGSQNSIFGSSVPDSMPRINSISSIAKLKRMFSKEDKDKQQAASSAGSGRRPSTDASETVNLVPLNVPKSLAGEVIEEVDEQQTITSQRSAQEARPSVMNVFGPPPPSNPIDVPLAKSMGDIVDGPSTSKTLTNESPEQLDTIVAIESTSKTTTTTTTIKKSVKQKGSRRYIEINVFDKAFTRALTRIRREKVRRQKRPNYKYVHVTTKRRKLCFP; from the exons ATGACTGTGACGTACACCGCACAAGTTGCCACCTGCAAGGGCTTAGGAtgcttcttaaaattattgaggAG atgGAGAGGCAGCATTTACAAGCTAGTATGGAAggacttaataatttatttactcttATACTATATCCTCAACATAATTTACAGACTGGTTTTAAACAGTCATTGGCAAAg ggTTTTCGAAAGCGTTCAACAGTATTGCGAACACTACAGTTCCTTAATTCCCATATCTTTCGTGTTAGGTTTCTATGTTTCAGTCGTGATGACGAGGTGGTGGAACCAATACACTGCCATTCCTTTTCCTGATACCCTCGCTGTTTTTGTCAGCGCCACAATTCACGGCCAG GATGAAAGAGGAAGGGTGATGCGCAGGACGATTCTGCGTTACGTCTGCCTCTGCGTTACGATGACTTTCACGATGATTTCACCGAGGGTGAAGAAACGATTTCCGTCGCTGGAACATTTCGTGGACGCTGGCATTTTACAACCCAGCGAGCTGCACGTCATCAAAGATCTCAACGAAAAGTTTCCCAACTATTCGAAGCactg GTTGCCAATAGTTTGGGCATCGAGTATAGTAACAAGGGCAAGAAAAGAAGGCCGTATCCGCGATGACTTCGCCGTAAAAACGATACTGGACGAACTTAACAAGTTCAGGGGTCAGTGTGGGCAGTTGCTAGCTTATGACAACATTAGCGTCCCCCTCGTATACACCCAG GTGGTCACAATAGCAGTATACACATACTTTCTTACAACTCTAATGGGCCATCAATGGGTTTCATCCACAAAATACAGATTCGACCTCTACTTTCCAGTGTTCTCGTGCCTGCAGTTCTTTTTCTATGTCGGATGGCTCAAAGTGGCCGAATCACTCATCAACCCATTCGGCGACGATGACGACGACTTTGAGGTCAACTGGATGGTCGACAGAAACCTACAG GTCTCGTACTTGATTGTGGACGAGATGCACCACGAGCACCCTGAGCTGATTAAAGACCAGTACTGGGATGAGGTGTTCCCCCAGGAACTACCCTACACTGCAGAATCGGAACCGTTCCGCGACTCCCATCCCCTGCCTTCAACCGCAAACATAGCCGTCGTACCTAATGACGCCGACTTCACACCCTCGTCCCTGAAAATCGACGGGATGCAGTCGTACGCCGACATGAAGAGCGATCCGATAATGTTCTCGGCACAGCCGAGAAAAGGATCTCAGAACTCGATATTCGGATCGTCGGTGCCGGATTCTATGCCGCGCATAAACTCGATCTCAAGCATAGCGAAACTGAAGAGGATGTTCAGCAAAGAAGACAAGGACAAGCAGCAGGCCGCATCATCCGCCGGTTCTGGGCGACGGCCCAGCACTGACGCAAGCGAAACGGTCAACTTGGTACCGTTGAACGTGCCCAAATCGCTCGCCGGCGAAGTTATAGAGGAG GTGGACGAACAACAAACGATAACGTCACAGCGTTCGGCTCAGGAGGCCAGACCATCGGTCATGAACGTCTTTGGTCCGCCACCACCATCCAATCCCATCGACGTACCTCTCGCGAAAAGCATGGGTGACat TGTGGATGGGCCGTCAACTTCGAAAACTCTCACAAATGAATCCCCGGAACAACTAGACACCATAGTTGCTATAGAATCGACGTCAAAAACTACAACCACCACTACTACAATTAAAAAGTCCGTAAAGCAGAAAGGTTCCAGGCGCTACATTGAAATAAACGTCTTTGATAAAGCCTTTACAAGAGCGTTGACTAGAATAAGGAGGGAAAAAGTTAGACGTCAGAAGAGGCctaattacaaatatgtaCATGTTACCACGAAAAGACGAAAATTATGCTTTCCTTAG
- the LOC109604223 gene encoding uncharacterized protein LOC109604223: MKYTITNFQDLLDETLGKSKELTNYEIKNLTAPGENYGSLMLAVKVDLREKATGKEETLHLIAKTAPTSEFIQQMFQSRFSFKKELEFYRTIVPTLRQFQKSQGVTKTIDFVAEFFGGRTSINPQLQFDNDAIILLENLKISGYEIGDRFVGLNYECTKLVLEDLAVLHAVPVALKLKQPSVFKDNVLPYLKNASFFTGLGPGPIKAMVNDAADLLRQTEEFKVQAELLEEVFNRGEAYRINPVAPKEPFATIAHSDFWVNNTMLLLKDGKPIKNKMVDFQLTEYNSPAKDFIFFMFISVQNQIIIDHYDELFQFYYDTYIDTLKKHNVDISKFSLNEFLADMDTAAKQDTVLQCIVMLRPIFAPKGVHLNFEIMDENTKLPEPTETHKEKLYFLIRELTKRNWL, from the coding sequence atGAAGTATactataacaaattttcaagACCTCTTGGACGAAACTCTAGGAAAATCCAAGGAGCTCACAAACTACGAAATCAAAAATCTAACTGCACCTGGGGAAAACTATGGTAGTCTCATGTTGGCAGTTAAAGTAGATTTACGAGAAAAAGCCACTGGTAAGGAAGAAACCTTACACTTGATAGCTAAAACAGCACCAACCAGTGAATTCATCCAACAAATGTTCCAATCCAGGTTTTCCTTTAAAAAGGAATTGGAATTTTACAGAACGATCGTACCAACGTTgagacaatttcaaaaaagtCAAGGTGTAACAAAAACTATTGATTTTGTTGCTGAGTTCTTTGGTGGAAGGACAAGCATAAATCCACAACTACAATTCGATAATGATGCTATAATACTATTAgaaaacctaaaaatatcTGGATATGAAATCGGAGACAGGTTTGTGGGTCTCAACTACGAATGCACCAAACTAGTACTGGAAGATTTGGCAGTGCTTCATGCAGTACCTGTTGCCTTGAAGCTTAAACAACCGTCTGTATTTAAAGACAACGTATTGCCCTATCTTAAAAATGCTAGTTTTTTTACAGGCTTGGGACCAGGACCAATTAAAGCCATGGTAAATGACGCAGCTGATCTTCTGAGACAAACTGAGGAATTCAAAGTACAGGCTGAATTGCTGGAGGAAGTTTTTAATCGTGGGGAAGCTTACAGAATAAATCCTGTTGCACCGAAAGAACCTTTTGCAACCATCGCACATTCCGATTTTTGGGTCAACAATACCATGTTACTTTTGAAAGATGGTAaacccattaaaaataaaatggtggaCTTCCAACTAACTGAATACAACTCACCAGCTAaagatttcatatttttcatgtttatcAGTGTGCAAAATCAGATAATAATCGACCACTATGATGaactatttcaattttactacGACACCTACATTGACACTCTTAAGAAACACAACGTggacatttcaaaatttagccTGAATGAGTTTTTGGCAGACATGGACACGGCAGCAAAGCAAGACACAGTTCTTCAATGTATAGTGATGTTGCGACCTATATTCGCACCAAAAGGAGTCCATTTGAACTTCGAAATAATGGACGAAAACACCAAGTTACCTGAACCGACAGAAACACACaaggaaaaattgtattttttgattagGGAATTAACCAAAAGGAATTGGTTGTga